The proteins below are encoded in one region of Sulfitobacter sp. SK012:
- a CDS encoding type I polyketide synthase, whose protein sequence is MGAGTSTDIAIVGMSVNVPGAQSVETYWENLRDGVESIRRLDDAALLAAGESLEKMRRKNYVPAAAVLDGFEEFDADFFGFSPKDAAILDPQHRKFLEVAWEAMEQAGHPPETIPGPVGVYAGCGMGSYFYFNICSNPDLVDDVGMFLLRHTGNDKDFLSTRVSHVFDLKGPSINLQTACSTSLVAIHYACQALHAGEVDMALAGGVTIELPQGRGYEFKENEILSPDGHCHAFDHRAQGTVFGSGAGAVALRRLDDAIADGDHIWAVIKGSAVNNDGAAKAGYLAPSVDGQSAAIVKALDAAGVAAQSIGYVECHGTGTYLGDPIEVAALTEAYRQSTQAEDFCRIGSVKTNIGHLDTAAGVAGLVKAALALHHEAMPPSLGFEKPNPAIGFEGSPFSVNASLTPWPRGDASRRAAINALGVGGTNAHTILQEAPVRAASEESDFPFHPMVVSARSKAALEANTAALAAHLRAHPEQPMADLAHTLKNGRRGFEKRRIVVAETHEEAAAALETGDTRRVFTHDHLGEGAQVVFMFPGGGAQYPDMARDLYETEPAFAEAMDQGLAHLQAQLDYDIRALWLPEPEARAAATEKLKKPSVQLPLIAIVEYALAQLWISWGVKPSAMVGHSMGENVAACLAGVMSFENLIDLVLLRGQLFDSVAPGGMLSVSLSRADLEGYLSEDLDIASVNGPQLTAVSGPDAALAALQERLSADDVDWQRIAIDIAAHSRMLEPILAEYRAFLATLDLQAPQMPFVSNRSGQMITSAQATDPDYWVGQLRNTVNFADCIDTLAAGPKRVFLEVGPGKALSSLAPMCAAVVPGQVLASLRHSDQDVADDAYFIGVIGRLWACGVEADWDQLWGEARRNRVLLPTYQFQRSPYFIAPGKAVVEAEPVIARSDDMAEWGAVPRWTPQFADVDADLDAALLAAKETRWLIFADAGGVANAVIARLQDAGHRVATVRAGDSFADLGEGNFTLAPEQGRDGYDALIAALSLTDMGPDQIGHFWLAGQDEDHRPGSSVFDRNMEHGFYSLMWLGQALGSRDGADPVHLNVFTTGAVQVRDEALAFPEKAMISGPAGVLPREVSGLTCSTVDFVMPEPQVASGFWARKPEDVDTQDMTDRLIEDLLATPVNAVVAHRDARRYVQSFAAQNLEAADVPGFQQGGTYLITGGFGGIGQTIAAQLLKSYGARVVLLSRTPFPPKAEWAEYLSSRAAGNATAQRIRAVRRLEALGGQVDVRVADVVNLAQMRRVIEALMAEGNIAGVIHAAGVLDDAPVLAKTQAAVDAVLAPKVQGLRVLDALLPDGTVDLMVLFASTSTATRAAGQVDYVAANDYLNAFARSRKGAQTRVVAVNWGVWADVGMAAEAFGAETAGPQPVNLPMLASSMVKAGGDAVFEASLDAKADWFLDQHRMEDGTAVMPGTGMIEALAEAAQLQGSATGFSLQDLYFLRPLSMSEGTLRQMRVQLHRDGEGYAAELRSDVVFEGRAGWQLNAQAQVVPLTGTAPAVDLDAIAARCGPIEEAGATRLRTPQEAHLAFGAQWQVLRSRALGKGEGLARLVLEEALTDGQILHPGLMDIATGWAVELAASYDAADLWVPVSYGEIAIHAPLPREVISWVRAAAETARDTARFDVTLCAPDGTVLVEVRDFSMTRLVGGFAAQTAALDPREVEFDEGTGAERVLSAAEERLAYAVSQGIMAAEGPEALERALSSGRSQIYVSALPLAALVKQADAPPVEISAGQSFERPDLDGTFVAPSTPTQEKLAVIWSNLLGVSPVGVEDSFFDLGGHSLIAVRLFATIKREFGVEFPISVLFEAPTIAGCADLIVAQIGEGEAGDDAPAKVPAGPSFSYLVPLNGVKNTAAPLFVVAGMFGNVLNLRHLALQFGSERAVYGLQARGLIGEDTPHETVQEAATAYLEELRQVQPEGPYLLSGFSGGGVTAYEMAQRLRAVGQEVAVLALLDTPLPVRPSLRRPDKALIKLHELRQKGPKYLSEWAQNRIAWEREKRQAGTTAPQVGFNNTKIEAAFLRAVGCYDTPAWDGPMTLLRPVLDCHYKVTGGNWVSAEREYVFADNDWTRYAPLVQVIEVPGDHDSMVLNPNVVVMASELREVIAEALGLAQDWQHATAAE, encoded by the coding sequence GATTTCTTTGGCTTTTCCCCAAAAGATGCCGCGATCCTTGATCCTCAGCACCGCAAGTTTCTCGAAGTGGCGTGGGAAGCGATGGAGCAGGCAGGTCACCCACCTGAGACAATCCCCGGACCCGTTGGGGTCTATGCGGGATGCGGCATGGGCAGCTATTTCTATTTTAACATCTGCTCGAACCCCGACTTGGTGGATGACGTGGGCATGTTCTTGCTGCGCCATACGGGCAACGACAAGGATTTCCTCAGCACACGGGTCAGCCATGTGTTCGACCTCAAAGGCCCCTCGATAAACCTGCAAACGGCCTGTTCAACATCGCTGGTTGCGATCCATTATGCCTGTCAGGCGTTGCACGCAGGCGAGGTCGATATGGCGCTAGCGGGCGGCGTGACCATCGAGTTGCCGCAGGGGCGTGGCTATGAGTTCAAGGAAAACGAAATCCTTTCGCCGGACGGTCATTGCCATGCCTTTGATCACCGCGCGCAAGGCACTGTTTTTGGTTCTGGCGCGGGCGCAGTCGCATTGCGCAGGCTTGATGATGCGATTGCTGATGGCGATCACATCTGGGCGGTGATCAAGGGCTCTGCAGTCAATAATGATGGCGCGGCCAAGGCAGGCTATTTGGCACCGTCCGTGGATGGCCAATCTGCGGCAATCGTTAAGGCGCTGGATGCTGCAGGGGTTGCTGCGCAAAGTATCGGCTATGTGGAATGTCATGGCACCGGCACCTATCTGGGTGATCCGATTGAGGTTGCGGCCTTGACGGAAGCTTACCGCCAATCGACGCAAGCTGAGGATTTTTGCCGCATCGGCTCGGTAAAGACCAACATCGGCCATCTAGATACGGCAGCTGGCGTTGCCGGGCTGGTCAAGGCAGCCCTGGCACTACATCACGAGGCGATGCCGCCGTCGCTCGGGTTTGAGAAACCGAACCCCGCGATTGGATTTGAGGGCAGCCCGTTTTCGGTCAACGCTTCATTGACGCCGTGGCCACGGGGCGATGCGTCTCGGCGGGCAGCGATCAACGCGCTGGGGGTTGGTGGCACAAATGCGCATACGATCTTGCAAGAGGCTCCGGTCCGTGCCGCATCCGAAGAAAGCGATTTTCCGTTTCATCCAATGGTGGTTTCGGCCCGCAGCAAGGCGGCACTCGAGGCCAATACCGCCGCACTTGCGGCGCATTTGCGCGCCCATCCAGAACAGCCCATGGCAGATTTAGCGCATACGTTGAAAAACGGACGGCGTGGGTTTGAAAAGCGCCGCATTGTCGTCGCCGAAACCCACGAGGAAGCCGCCGCGGCGCTTGAGACAGGTGATACCCGACGGGTCTTTACCCATGATCATCTGGGCGAGGGCGCTCAGGTTGTGTTCATGTTCCCCGGTGGGGGCGCGCAATATCCTGACATGGCGCGTGATCTTTATGAAACTGAACCCGCTTTTGCCGAAGCGATGGATCAGGGGCTGGCACATCTGCAGGCGCAGCTGGATTACGACATTCGCGCCCTGTGGTTGCCGGAGCCTGAGGCCCGTGCGGCGGCGACGGAAAAGCTAAAGAAACCGTCGGTCCAATTGCCTTTGATTGCGATTGTCGAATACGCTTTGGCGCAGTTGTGGATTAGCTGGGGGGTCAAACCCAGCGCCATGGTTGGCCATTCGATGGGTGAAAATGTTGCTGCCTGCCTTGCTGGTGTGATGAGTTTTGAAAACCTGATTGATCTGGTGCTGCTGCGTGGTCAGCTCTTTGACAGCGTAGCCCCCGGCGGGATGCTGAGCGTTTCGCTCAGCCGTGCTGATCTGGAAGGCTATCTGAGCGAAGATCTGGACATTGCCAGCGTCAATGGCCCGCAACTAACGGCCGTGTCTGGCCCTGATGCGGCCCTTGCTGCATTGCAAGAGCGGCTAAGTGCGGATGATGTCGATTGGCAGCGCATAGCCATCGATATTGCAGCCCATTCGCGGATGCTGGAGCCGATCTTGGCCGAGTACCGTGCGTTTCTGGCCACGCTTGATCTGCAAGCCCCGCAGATGCCGTTTGTTTCCAATCGCAGCGGCCAAATGATCACTTCGGCACAAGCAACGGACCCCGACTACTGGGTGGGTCAGCTGCGCAATACTGTCAATTTCGCCGATTGCATTGATACGCTGGCCGCTGGCCCGAAACGGGTATTCTTGGAAGTTGGGCCCGGCAAGGCGTTGTCGTCCCTGGCCCCTATGTGTGCCGCCGTGGTACCGGGGCAAGTGCTGGCGTCCTTGCGGCACTCTGATCAAGACGTGGCAGATGACGCATATTTCATCGGCGTCATTGGGCGGCTTTGGGCATGCGGCGTCGAGGCGGATTGGGATCAGTTGTGGGGGGAGGCGCGGCGCAATCGGGTCTTGCTGCCGACCTATCAATTCCAACGCAGTCCTTATTTCATAGCCCCCGGCAAAGCGGTCGTGGAAGCCGAACCGGTCATCGCACGTTCAGATGACATGGCCGAGTGGGGCGCTGTCCCGCGCTGGACACCGCAGTTCGCGGATGTTGATGCCGATCTGGATGCGGCGCTACTGGCAGCAAAAGAAACGCGTTGGTTGATCTTTGCGGATGCCGGCGGTGTTGCTAACGCTGTGATCGCACGGTTGCAAGATGCGGGTCACCGGGTTGCGACTGTACGCGCCGGCGACAGCTTTGCTGATTTGGGTGAGGGGAACTTTACGCTGGCCCCTGAACAGGGCCGCGACGGCTATGATGCGCTTATTGCAGCGCTTAGCTTGACGGATATGGGGCCTGATCAGATCGGGCATTTCTGGCTGGCTGGGCAGGACGAAGACCACCGCCCCGGCAGCAGTGTCTTTGACCGAAATATGGAGCACGGGTTCTACAGCTTGATGTGGTTAGGCCAAGCGCTTGGCAGTCGCGATGGGGCTGATCCGGTGCATTTAAACGTCTTCACGACCGGCGCTGTACAGGTCCGAGACGAGGCGTTGGCCTTTCCTGAAAAAGCGATGATCAGCGGCCCCGCTGGGGTGTTGCCGCGCGAAGTGTCTGGGTTAACCTGTAGCACGGTCGATTTTGTGATGCCGGAGCCGCAGGTCGCATCCGGATTCTGGGCCCGTAAACCCGAGGACGTTGACACCCAAGACATGACCGACCGACTGATCGAGGATCTGTTGGCAACGCCGGTGAATGCTGTCGTCGCTCACCGCGATGCGCGGCGTTACGTGCAAAGCTTTGCCGCACAGAACTTGGAGGCAGCGGATGTCCCTGGTTTCCAACAGGGTGGTACATATTTGATCACCGGTGGATTTGGCGGCATTGGCCAAACCATCGCGGCACAGCTCTTGAAATCTTACGGCGCGCGGGTTGTCCTGCTAAGCCGGACACCGTTTCCACCCAAGGCGGAGTGGGCAGAATACCTGTCTTCGCGTGCGGCTGGAAACGCGACGGCGCAGCGTATTAGGGCGGTTAGACGGCTCGAGGCTCTGGGCGGTCAGGTCGACGTGCGGGTCGCAGATGTGGTTAACCTTGCGCAGATGCGCCGGGTGATTGAGGCACTGATGGCCGAGGGCAACATCGCCGGTGTGATCCATGCCGCAGGGGTTCTGGATGATGCGCCCGTGTTGGCCAAGACCCAAGCGGCCGTGGATGCGGTTTTGGCTCCCAAGGTCCAAGGCCTGCGGGTGCTTGATGCACTTTTGCCGGATGGCACGGTCGATCTGATGGTGCTTTTTGCATCAACCAGCACAGCGACGCGGGCGGCAGGACAGGTGGATTACGTTGCCGCCAATGATTACCTCAACGCGTTTGCGCGGTCGCGCAAAGGGGCGCAAACCCGCGTAGTTGCGGTGAATTGGGGTGTCTGGGCGGACGTTGGCATGGCCGCTGAAGCGTTTGGTGCTGAGACTGCGGGACCGCAGCCGGTGAACCTTCCTATGCTCGCAAGTAGCATGGTCAAGGCGGGCGGAGATGCCGTATTTGAGGCCTCCCTTGATGCCAAAGCGGATTGGTTCTTGGATCAGCACCGGATGGAAGATGGCACAGCCGTGATGCCTGGCACCGGGATGATCGAAGCCTTGGCCGAGGCGGCACAACTTCAAGGGTCGGCGACTGGGTTTTCTTTGCAAGACCTCTATTTCTTGCGCCCGCTAAGCATGAGCGAAGGCACCTTGCGGCAGATGCGTGTGCAACTACACCGCGACGGAGAAGGCTATGCCGCTGAGTTGCGCAGCGATGTCGTGTTTGAAGGCCGCGCGGGTTGGCAGCTGAATGCGCAGGCTCAGGTCGTGCCGTTGACGGGGACCGCCCCGGCGGTTGACCTGGATGCAATTGCCGCCAGATGTGGCCCCATCGAAGAGGCTGGCGCGACGCGTCTGCGGACCCCACAAGAGGCGCATCTGGCCTTTGGGGCGCAGTGGCAGGTTTTGCGCAGCCGCGCATTGGGCAAAGGCGAGGGGCTGGCGCGTTTGGTGCTTGAAGAAGCCCTGACCGACGGCCAAATCTTGCATCCTGGCTTGATGGACATCGCGACCGGTTGGGCGGTTGAACTCGCCGCTTCATATGATGCTGCGGACCTGTGGGTGCCTGTGTCTTACGGCGAGATCGCCATTCACGCGCCCTTGCCGCGTGAGGTGATCAGTTGGGTGCGCGCTGCTGCAGAAACGGCGCGCGACACCGCGCGGTTTGATGTGACGCTCTGTGCGCCCGATGGCACCGTGCTGGTCGAAGTGCGTGATTTTTCGATGACCCGACTGGTTGGCGGCTTTGCGGCGCAAACCGCAGCACTGGACCCTCGCGAGGTTGAATTTGACGAAGGCACCGGGGCCGAGCGCGTGCTGAGTGCGGCGGAAGAACGACTGGCCTATGCCGTCAGCCAAGGTATCATGGCTGCCGAGGGCCCTGAGGCGCTTGAGCGCGCTTTGTCTTCGGGCCGGTCGCAGATTTATGTGAGTGCGCTTCCGTTGGCAGCATTGGTCAAACAGGCCGATGCGCCGCCCGTTGAAATTAGCGCGGGTCAGAGTTTTGAACGGCCCGACTTGGACGGAACCTTTGTGGCCCCAAGCACGCCGACGCAAGAAAAACTGGCTGTGATCTGGTCCAATTTACTTGGTGTGTCGCCAGTAGGCGTCGAAGATAGTTTTTTTGATCTTGGCGGGCATTCATTGATTGCTGTGCGCCTTTTTGCCACCATCAAGCGTGAGTTCGGCGTGGAATTCCCGATCTCCGTTCTGTTTGAGGCCCCGACCATCGCGGGTTGTGCAGATTTGATTGTCGCTCAGATCGGTGAAGGGGAGGCCGGGGATGATGCCCCAGCCAAAGTCCCCGCGGGCCCAAGCTTTAGCTATCTGGTGCCGCTCAATGGGGTCAAAAATACCGCTGCACCGCTGTTTGTGGTCGCGGGCATGTTTGGCAATGTGTTGAACCTACGCCATCTGGCGTTGCAATTTGGATCAGAACGCGCGGTTTACGGGCTGCAAGCGCGCGGGTTGATCGGGGAGGATACCCCGCATGAGACTGTCCAAGAGGCCGCGACGGCGTATCTCGAAGAGCTGCGCCAGGTTCAGCCAGAAGGGCCCTATTTGCTATCGGGGTTTTCAGGCGGAGGGGTCACGGCCTACGAGATGGCGCAACGGTTGCGGGCGGTCGGCCAGGAGGTCGCTGTTTTGGCGCTGTTGGACACGCCGCTGCCGGTGCGCCCATCGTTGAGGCGACCTGACAAAGCTTTGATAAAGCTGCACGAACTGCGCCAGAAGGGCCCCAAGTACCTGAGTGAATGGGCGCAAAATCGCATCGCTTGGGAGCGTGAGAAACGCCAAGCTGGGACTACGGCACCGCAAGTTGGGTTCAACAACACCAAGATCGAAGCCGCGTTTTTGCGCGCTGTTGGCTGTTATGATACGCCTGCATGGGACGGCCCAATGACGTTGCTGCGCCCCGTGCTGGACTGCCATTACAAAGTGACGGGCGGCAACTGGGTATCAGCGGAACGAGAGTATGTTTTTGCCGACAATGATTGGACACGTTATGCGCCGCTGGTGCAGGTGATCGAAGTGCCGGGAGACCATGACAGCATGGTTTTGAACCCCAATGTCGTTGTCATGGCGTCTGAGCTGCGCGAGGTCATTGCCGAGGCGTTAGGTCTGGCGCAGGACTGGCAGCACGCGACGGCGGCGGAGTAG
- a CDS encoding glycosyltransferase family 2 protein: protein MHTRLLVVLLNFRTPDMTLRAAEAALADMDQQGAELVIVDNASGDGSFDKLTSAVLARGWTVGNRVRVIASPVNGGFGAGNNVGIRAGMSDGAPADFVYILNSDAFPDPGCIGTLLSHMQAHPKVGIAGSHVRGEDGVDHCTAFRFPSIVGEFEGSARLGVFSRLFAGSVVPMGVPQVATRLDWTAGASMMLRGEMLERIGAFDETFFLYFEETDLCLRAARDGWECWYLPQSRVVHIGSVSTGMKTWERMPRYWFDSRRYYFVKNHGRAYAAAALLAHLTGGALHRLRALLGRRHPQDPPRFLGDLLAHAVTSRVPVSEDRT, encoded by the coding sequence ATGCACACAAGATTGCTTGTCGTTTTGTTAAATTTCCGCACGCCGGATATGACCTTGCGCGCCGCCGAGGCAGCACTTGCTGACATGGATCAACAGGGTGCTGAACTGGTCATCGTTGATAACGCGTCCGGAGATGGGTCGTTTGATAAACTCACCTCGGCAGTGCTGGCGCGTGGCTGGACAGTTGGCAACCGGGTTCGGGTCATTGCATCACCGGTCAATGGCGGTTTTGGCGCGGGCAACAATGTTGGCATTCGCGCAGGCATGAGCGACGGTGCGCCGGCTGATTTTGTCTATATCCTGAACTCTGATGCCTTCCCTGATCCGGGCTGTATCGGCACGCTGTTGTCGCATATGCAGGCCCACCCAAAAGTGGGCATCGCTGGCAGCCATGTGCGCGGCGAGGACGGTGTGGATCACTGCACCGCATTCCGCTTTCCCTCCATCGTCGGGGAGTTCGAAGGATCTGCACGACTGGGCGTATTTTCGCGGTTGTTTGCTGGGTCGGTTGTACCAATGGGCGTTCCACAAGTGGCGACGCGTCTGGATTGGACAGCGGGTGCCAGCATGATGCTGCGCGGCGAGATGCTTGAGCGGATCGGGGCCTTTGATGAGACCTTTTTCCTCTATTTCGAAGAGACCGATTTATGTCTGCGCGCGGCGCGCGATGGTTGGGAATGTTGGTACCTGCCCCAAAGCCGTGTGGTGCATATTGGGTCTGTATCAACGGGCATGAAAACTTGGGAACGTATGCCGCGCTATTGGTTTGATTCCCGTCGTTACTATTTTGTTAAAAATCACGGTAGGGCCTATGCGGCCGCAGCGTTGCTGGCGCATCTGACTGGCGGCGCTTTGCACCGGTTGCGTGCGCTTTTGGGCCGCCGCCACCCGCAAGATCCCCCTAGATTCCTTGGTGATCTGCTGGCCCATGCCGTCACATCACGCGTACCTGTTTCGGAGGACCGCACATGA